One part of the Sarcophilus harrisii chromosome 5, mSarHar1.11, whole genome shotgun sequence genome encodes these proteins:
- the KLHDC7B gene encoding kelch domain-containing protein 7B, with protein sequence MALSFSEADGDGEDLVALTLAQAMLALAVVAATALALHWLGSGSEQDKDVAKQSPESGRTQGPQDGKMAQPPAPKARLSRQDQETKAPETPSGPPVPGPREQPGRGPQDPVSPGDPDGGPAPRATPQARAPKITSRVAPPKQAGDGSQVPLHPQSRAGAPPGLGPLLIHFTPRHPDPWSEGGLGGSGRPGPLVAAPPGEKPDNGQPAGQRQKGAPSPRSRRRVRGLGPDPFSLGTVVSVWDAIDVGSSLAARDPLLGGLLPQAPGTRFVAPADTPAGPAPEEKWAPPSGSPQVTVLGSGGGGGPIFLASGAPIAVQGGADRKSGGGGPSPGGTELPASGIPSLAVWAPAQAVAPEPEERWPWKERELLITSSFSRPPNALIRQLEGYGPASTLTIRKETSEAIPAPRQLAPNPEEERKGPVPTPASPESTSPAQDPQFPSTSPGLAPLVASEPGSRVKEGPENTLPCTEGEAGDIQAQENAPIIQKGPGLSSSSSSGPSPRARRTLGSLTSVTSPMESPASVPAPTGSLTSAPVLKGSPVLAPAPSGSLTSTPVPTVSLSQTPLSSAPSPKESPSSVPVPKGPTSPASASTGAPASASASTGAPASAPASTESPSSAPVPQRSTCPVPAPKAPIAQASLPKDLPPGSLASPVRSSQSPLGVESPTASPALDLPPGGRSVRALPPSPSGSWGNLISMVLRSHPFPSSEKDPGEVAWTSPAENLGPAAGPSPSSKTGELTAGGKGVVEEPQVRVRAPPPSERLEAPGAPVPSDPRGLNGAQVEEKRMAEAELRSVARGPSPPLEPLGHREERRSEAAPPREALPDGQPAPRPRKRSICQVADSLAQKVSPVAPSQKETPAGLVAPLSERQLQDNQLMAFLRRPGTWGTVEGQRKPSHPPEDLPGAVAALRRHLDLGSCVEALTFAQQHGQLALAEEVYALMSDNFLLVLGDAPLYRQLSAGDRERILALRSTRGQAVLGVLVLPSAYGGARPGLAGGSQAAEPPASLSGPMARTYLHMFEPGRNAWLPLALVPEEAPLRGCGVCTMHNYLFLAGGIRGSGPGAVCTNEVFCYNPLTDIWTQVRPMLQARAQLKLVALEGLLYAIGGECLYSMECYDPRTDHWTSRAPLPAGTFPVAHEAVACRGDIYVTGGHLFYRLLKYSPPQDCWAECPYSASHRRSSDMVALGGFLYRFDLLRGVGAAVMRYNTVTGSWSQAAPLPLPEPIPLRCAVLGNTIYCLNQQVTATFAVSEGTAQFEARQLKPFPMGGKGVLCPFTLTLPTLSPLQTPL encoded by the exons ATGGCCCTGAGTTTCTCTGAGGCGGACGGCGATGGGGAGGACTTGGTGGCCCTGACTCTGGCCCAGGCCATGCTGGCGCTGGCCGTGGTGGCCGCCACCGCCTTGGCCCTGCACTGGCTAGGATCCGGCTCCGAGCAAGACAAAGACGTGGCCAAGCAGAGTCCGGAGTCTGGCCGGACCCAGGGTCCCCAGGACGGAAAGATGGCCCAGCCCCCCGCCCCGAAGGCCAGGCTCAGTCGCCAGGACCAGGAGACCAAGGCCCCCGAGACACCATCGGGCCCCCCGGTCCCCGGCCCCAGGGAGCAGCCTGGAAGAGGCCCCCAAGACCCCGTGTCTCCCGGGGACCCAGATGGAGGCCCGGCCCCGCGGGCCACTCCCCAGGCCAGAGCACCCAAGATAACTTCCAGGGTGGCCCCTCCAAAACAGGCTGGAGATGGCTCCCAGGTGCCCCTTCACCCACAGAGCAGGGCTGGCGCTCCACCAGGGCTAGGCCCCCTCCTGATACACTTCACCCCAAGGCACCCGGACCCTTGGAGCGAGGGGGGGCTTGGAGGCTCAGGGCGCCCCGGCCCCCTGGTAGCTGCCCCACCTGGAGAGAAGCCAGACAACGGGCAGCCCGCGGGCCAGCGGCAGAAGGGGGCGCCCAGTCCCAGAAGCAGGCGCCGAGTTCGAGGGCTGGGGCCGGACCCCTTCAGCCTGGGTACGGTGGTGAGTGTGTGGGATGCCATTGATGTGGGAAGCTCCCTCGCTGCCAGGGACCCCCTGCTTGGCGGGCTCCTGCCCCAGGCCCCGGGCACCAGATTTGTGGCTCCAGCAGACACTCCTGCTGGCCCTGCACCTGAGGAGAAGTGGGCCCCCCCGTCCGGGAGCCCCCAAGTAACGGTCTTGGGGAGCGGTGGGGGGGGAGGGCCCATCTTCCTTGCCTCGGGAGCCCCAATTGCTGTTCAAGGGGGAGCCGACAGGAAGTCAGGAGGGGGAGGGCCCAGCCCTGGGGGGACAGAGCTGCCAGCATCGGGTATCCCCAGCCTTGCCGTGTGGGCCCCTGCCCAAGCTGTGGCCCCAGAGCCGGAGGAGAGGTGGCCCTGGAAGGAGAGAGAACTCCTGATAACCAGCAGCTTTAGCCGGCCCCCCAATGCCCTGATCCGGCAGCTGGAGGGTTATGGCCCAGCGTCCACACTCACCATCAGGAAGGAGACCAGCGAGGCCATCCCAGCTCCAAGGCAGCTCGCTCCAAATCccgaggaagagaggaagggaccAGTCCCGACCCCTGCCTCCCCAGAGAGCACGAGCCCAGCCCAGGACCCCCAGTTTCCTAGCACCTCCCCAGGTTTAGCGCCTCTAGTTGCTTCGGAGCCGGGGAGTAGGGTCAAGGAGGGGCCTGAGAATACTCTTCCATGCACTGAGGGAGAAGCTGGGGATATCCAGGCTCAAGAGAATGCTCCCATTATCCAGAAGGGTCCTGGGTTGAGCTCATCCTCTTCCTCAGGTCCTTCTCCCAGAGCCCGCAGGACCCTAGGATCTCTAACCTCAGTCACTTCTCCCATGGAATCTCCAGCCTCAGTCCCTGCACCCACAGGGTCTCTGACCTCAGCTCCTGTACTTAAAGGGTCTCCAGTCTTAGCCCCAGCACCCTCAGGGTCTTTGACCTCAACCCCTGTACCCACAGTGTCTCTGTCCCAAACGCCCCTGTCCTCTGCTCCTTCACCCAAAGAGTCCCCATCCTCAGTTCCTGTACCCAAAGGGCCCACCTCCCCAGCCTCTGCATCCACAGGGGCCCCAGCCTCAGCCTCTGCATCCACAGGGGCCCCAGCCTCAGCCCCTGCATCCACAGAGTCCCCGTCCTCAGCTCCTGTACCCCAAAGATCTACCTGCCCAGTCCCTGCACCTAAAG CTCCCATTGCCCAAGCCTCATTGCCCAAGGATCTGCCACCTGGGAGCCTTGCCTCACCTGTCAGGAGTTCCCAGAGCCCTCTGGGGGTTGAAAGTCCAACAGCATCTCCAGCCCTGGACCTACCCCCGGGGGGCCGGTCTGTCAGGGCTCTGCCCCCGAGCCCCAGTGGCAGCTGGGGAAACCTTATTTCCATGGTTTTGCGGAGCCATCCCTTCCCCAGCTCAGAGAAGGACCCAGGGGAGGTGGCTTGGACCAGCCCTGCAGAGAATTTGGGTCCTGCAGCTGGGCCCTCCCCAAGCAGCAAGACGGGGGAGCTCACTGCAGGGGGAAAGGGAGTGGTTGAGGAGCCTCAGGTCAGGGTTAGGGCTCCCCCACCCTCAGAAAGATTGGAAGCCCCAGGAGCACCCGTTCCCAGTGACCCCAGGGGCCTGAATGGGGCCCAAGTGGAGGAGAAAAGGATGGCCGAAGCGGAGCTCCGAAGTGTCGCCCGGGGGCCCTCACCTCCCCTGGAGCCCCTTGGCCACCGGGAGGAAAGGAGGTCGGAGGCAGCGCCCCCCCGAGAGGCCCTGCCTGACGGGCAGCCCGCACCCCGGCCCCGGAAGCGCAGCATCTGCCAGGTGGCCGACAGCCTGGCCCAGAAGGTGAGCCCGGTGGCCCCCTCCCAGAAGGAGACCCCTGCGGGGCTAGTAGCCCCCCTCTCCGAAAGGCAGCTCCAGGACAACCAGCTGATGGCCTTCCTGAGGCGCCCCGGGACCTGGGGCACGGTGGAAGGGCAGCGCAAGCCCAGCCACCCCCCCGAGGACCTCCCCGGCGCCGTGGCGGCCCTGCGGCGGCACCTGGACCTGGGCAGCTGTGTGGAAGCCCTGACCTTCGCCCAGCAGCACGGCCAGCTGGCCCTGGCCGAGGAAGTCTACGCCCTCATGAGCGACAACTTCCTCCTGGTGCTGGGTGATGCCCCGCTCTACCGGCAGCTCAGCGCGGGGGACCGCGAGCGGATCCTGGCCCTCCGGAGCACCCGGGGCCAGGCCGTGCTGGGGGTGCTCGTGCTGCCCAGCGCGTACGGGGGGGCCCGGCCGGGCTTGGCGGGGGGCTCCCAAGCGGCAGAGCCCCCAGCTTCCCTCTCGGGGCCCATGGCCCGCACGTACCTGCACATGTTCGAGCCTGGCAGAAACGCGTGGCTGCCCCTGGCCCTCGTGCCCGAGGAGGCCCCGCTGCGGGGCTGTGGCGTGTGCACCATGCACAACTACCTGTTCCTGGCCGGGGGCATCAGGGGCTCGGGGCCCGGGGCCGTCTGCACCAACGAGGTCTTCTGCTACAACCCGCTGACCGACATCTGGACCCAGGTCCGGCCCATGCTGCAGGCCCGCGCCCAGCTGAAGCTGGTGGCCCTGGAGGGGCTTCTCTACGCCATCGGGGGGGAGTGTCTTTACAGCATGGAGTGCTACGACCCTCGCACCGACCACTGGACCTCGCGCGCCCCTCTCCCCGCAGGCACCTTTCCTGTGGCCCACGAGGCCGTGGCCTGCCGGGGGGACATCTATGTCACGGGGGGCCACCTCTTCTACCGCTTGCTCAAGTACAGCCCCCCGCAGGACTGCTGGGCCGAGTGCCCCTACAGTGCCAGCCACCGGCGCTCCAGTGACATGGTGGCCCTGGGTGGCTTCCTGTACCGCTTTGACCTGCTGCGCGGGGTCGGCGCCGCCGTGATGCGCTACAATACGGTCACGGGGTCCTGGAGCCAGGCCGCCCCCCTGCCCCTTCCCGAGCCCATCCCACTCCGGTGTGCGGTCCTGGGGAACACCATCTACTGCCTCAACCAGCAGGTCACGGCCACCTTCGCTGTGTCCGAGGGAACGGCGCAGTTCGAGGCTCGCCAGCTGAAGCCCTTCCCTATGGGGGGGAAGGGTGTTCTCTGCCCCTTTACCCTGACACTCCCCACCCTGTCCCCGCTACAGACCCCACTGTAA